The following are encoded in a window of Phragmites australis chromosome 22, lpPhrAust1.1, whole genome shotgun sequence genomic DNA:
- the LOC133905211 gene encoding probable sugar phosphate/phosphate translocator At5g25400 translates to MGAGDDTAAGNGNKAALELEVSSSSPAPAPQPSVLRSVLLSYAYVGIWISLSFSVIVYNKYILDPKMYGWSFPISLTMIHMAFCASLAAALVRVLRVVDVPTSPPMTSQLYAASVVPIGALYALSLWFSNSAYIYLSVSFIQMLKALMPVAVYSLAVAFRTDSFRRASMLNMLGISAGVAVAAYGEARFNVFGVTLQLAAVAAEATRLVLIQILLTSKGLSLNPITSLYYIAPCCLAFLTVPWYVVELPRLRAAAASAVGLARPDVFVFGTNSLCAFALNLAVFLLVGKTSALTMNVAGVVKDWMLIAFSWTVIKDTVTPVNLVGYGIAFLGVAYYNHAKLQGLKAKEAQRKSGSTVVPKEEDAEAGARLLPEKDGGGGDHKN, encoded by the coding sequence ATGGGCGCCGGCGACGACACCGCGGCCGGCAACGGAAACAAGGCCGCCTTGGAGTTGGAGGTGTCGTCGTcctctccggcgccggcgccgcagcCGTCGGTGCTCAGGTCCGTGCTGCTGTCGTACGCGTACGTGGGCATCTGGATCAGCCTGAGCTTCTCGGTGATCGTGTACAACAAGTACATCCTGGACCCCAAGATGTACGGCTGGTCCTTCCCCATCTCCCTCACCATGATCCACATGGCCTTCTGcgcctccctcgccgccgcgctcgtcCGCGTCCTCCGCGTCGTCGACGTCCCCACCTCGCCGCCCATGACGTCGCAGCTCTACGCCGCCTCCGTCGTCCCCATCGGCGCGCTCTACGCGCTCTCGCTCTGGTTCTCCAACTCCGCATACATCTACCTCTCCGTCTCCTTCATCCAGATGCTCAAGGCGCTCATGCCCGTCGCCGTCTACTCCCTCGCCGTTGCCTTCCGCACCGACTCATTCCGCCGCGCGTCCATGCTCAACATGCTCGGCATCTCGGCGGGGGTCGCCGTCGCGGCCTACGGCGAGGCACGGTTCAATGTGTTCGGCGTCACGCTCcagctcgccgccgtcgccgccgaggcCACCCGCCTAGTGCTCATCCAGATCCTGCTCACCTCCAAGGGCTTGTCCCTCAACCCGATCACCTCGCTCTACTACATCGCGCCGTGCTGCCTCGCGTTCCTGACCGTGCCGTGGTACGTCGTCGAGCTGCCGAGGctgcgcgccgcggcggcgtcggcggtgGGGTTGGCGCGGCCAGACGTGTTCGTGTTCGGGACGAACTCGCTGTGCGCGTTCGCGCTGAACCTGGCGGTGTTCCTGCTGGTGGGGAAGACGTCGGCGCTGACGATGAACGTGGCCGGGGTGGTGAAGGACTGGATGCTCATCGCCTTCTCGTGGACGGTGATCAAGGACACCGTCACGCCCGTCAACCTCGTCGGCTACGGCATTGCGTTCCTTGGCGTCGCCTACTACAACCATGCCAAGCTGCAGGGGCTCAAGGCCAAGGAGGCTCAGAGGAAGTCGGGATCAACAGTGGTGCCCAAGGAGGAGGATGCGGAGGCTGGCGCGCGGCTGTTGCCGGAGAAggacggcggcggtggtgacCACAAAAATTGA
- the LOC133905371 gene encoding putative magnesium transporter MRS2-D encodes MQLAPFKLFLVPRQRHATVGAAVGEWAAVSSAGVWWVEEVGKHQLMRRTGLTACDLRTLDPVLSYPSNIMGRDRAVITATEVLISGPRDPAFTSLVRKLRADLASAPSAAGLRMS; translated from the coding sequence ATGCAACTCGCACCTTTTAAGTTATTTTTAGTGCCAAGACAGAGGCACGCAACGGTGGGGGCCGCGGTGGGGGAGTGGGCGGCGGTGTCCAGTGCGGGCGTGTGGTGGGTGGAGGAGGTCGGGAAGCACCAGTTGATGCGGCGCACAGGGCTGACGGCGTGCGACCTCCGCACGCTGGACCCGGTGTTGTCCTACCCGTCCAACATCATGGGTCGAGACCGCGCCGTCATCACTGCCACCGAGGTGCTCATCTCGGGCCCTCGTGACCCCGCCTTCACGTCGCTCGTCCGCAAGCTCCGTGCGGACCTCGCATCCGCCCCCTCCGCCGCAGGTCTCCGTATGTCCTAG
- the LOC133905372 gene encoding probable calcium-transporting ATPase 8, plasma membrane-type translates to MRSQSAARTDWSVGLPFPACKPLFVRSWLERTLQEQFDLPSKNPSEEAQRRWRSAVGTIVKNRRRRFRMVPDLDRRSRNEAKRRSIQESIRIALYVQKAAITFVDGANKKEYQLTEDIMKARFSINPDELASITSKHDLKALKMHGGVDGISKKIRSTFDLGISASDLDTRQNIYGVNRYTEKPSRSFWMFVWDAFQDMTLIILMVCALLSAVVGLASEGWPKGMYDGLGIILSILLVVMVTAISDYRQSLQFKELDNEKKKIFIHVTRDGSRQKISIYDLVVGDIVHLSIGDQVPADGLFIHGYSLLIDESSLSGESDPVYISQDNPFVLAGTKVQDGSAKMMVTAVGMRTEWGRLMSTLSEGGEDETPLQVKLNGVATIIGKIGLVFATLTFVVLIVRFLIEKCLTVGLSKWYSTDALTIVNYFATAVTIIVVAVPEGLPLAVTLSLAFAMKKLMKDKALVRHLSACETMGSAGTICTDKTGTLTTNHMVVDKIWISEVSKLLTSNNSLEDLHSVICPTTLSLLLQGIFENTNAEVVREKDGNHTVLGTPTERAILEFGLRLEGGHDAEDRTCSKVKVEPFNSVKKKMAVLVSLPSGTYRWFSKGASEIILQTCDMMIDGDGNIVPLSEAQRKNILDTINSFASDALRTLCLAYKEVDHFYEDTDSPTCGFTLISIFGIKDPLRPGVKDAVEACMSAGIIVRMVTGDNINTAKAIAKECGILTDDGIAIEGSEFRSKSPEEMRDLIPKIQVMARSLPLDKHTLVTNLRGMFHEVVAVTGDGTNDAPALHEADIGLAMGIAGTEVAKESADVIVLDDNFTTIINVARWGRAVYINIQKFVQFQLTVNIVALVINFVSACITGSAPLTAVQLLWVNMIMDTLGALALATEPPNDEMMKRQPVRRGESFITKVMWRNIIGQSLYQLVVLGALMFGGERILNIKGADSKSVINTLIFNSFVFCQVFNEINSREMQKINVFRGIISNWIFLAIIAVTVAFQVVIIEFLGTFASTVPLNWHLWLVSVGLGSVSLIIGAILKCIPVKSGEISASPNDYAPLPSGPDNI, encoded by the exons ATGCGGTCACAGTCCG ccgCCCGCACTGACTGGTCGGTCGGTCTCCCTTTCCCTGCTTGCAAACCACTCTTCGTTCGCTCGTGGCTGGAGAGGACTCTGCAAGAGCAGTTCGATCTGCCGTCCAAGAACCCCTCCGAGGAGGCGCAGCGGCGATGGCGCTCCGCCGTCGGCACCATCGTCAAGAACCGCCGCCGGCGCTTCCGCATGGTGCCCGACCTCGACCGCCGCAGCCGGAACGAAGCCAAGCGACGCTCCATCCAG GAAAGTATTCGGATTGCCCTCTATGTGCAGAAGGCTGCGATCACTTTTGTCGATG GCGCCAACAAGAAAGAGTACCAGCTAACAGAGGATATTATGAAAGCTAGATTTTCGATCAACCCAGATGAACTGGCATCAATCACAAGCAAGCATGATTTGAAGGCTTTAAAGATGCATGGTGGGGTAGATGGGATATCCAAAAAAATCCGTTCAACATTCGACCTTGGCATATCTGCTAGTGACTTAGATACAAGACAAAACATCTATGGTGTCAATCGTTACACGGAGAAACCTTCAAGAAGTTTCTGGATGTTTGTATGGGATGCATTTCAGGACATGACTCTTATCATTCTTATGGTATGTGCTTTGCTATCTGCTGTAGTTGGTCTGGCATCTGAAGGTTGGCCAAAGGGAATGTATGATGGCTTGGGAATAATACTAAGCATTTTGTTAGTTGTGATGGTTACTGCTATCAGTGACTATAGGCAGTCGCTTCAGTTTAAGGAGCTAGacaatgaaaagaaaaagatatttATCCATGTAACCAGAGACGGCTCTCGACAAAAGATCTCTATATATGACTTGGTAGTTGGTGATATCGTGCATCTATCAATTGGAGACCAAGTGCCTGCTGATGGACTGTTCATTCACGGATACTCCCTTTTGATTGATGAATCCAGCTTATCAGGTGAGAGCGACCCAGTTTACATTTCTCAGGATAATCCATTCGTCTTGGCAGGAACTAAAGTTCAAGATGGATCTGCAAAGATGATGGTAACTGCTGTCGGTATGCGCACTGAATGGGGAAGGTTGATGAGCACGTTGAGTGAAGGAGGAGAGGATGAAACACCATTGCAGGTTAAGCTAAATGGAGTTGCAACCATCATAGGGAAGATTGGCCTGGTGTTTGCCACATTAACATTTGTAGTCCTGATAGTTAGATTCCTTATTGAAAAATGTTTAACAGTTGGTTTGTCCAAATGGTATTCTACTGATGCATTGACTATAGTAAACTACTTTGCAACAGCAGTCACAATTATTGTTGTTGCTGTTCCTGAAGGGCTGCCTCTAGCTGTTACTTTGAGTCTTGCATTTGCAATGAAAAAGCTGATGAAGGATAAAGCACTTGTAAGACATCTTTCAGCATGTGAGACAATGGGATCTGCTGGTACCATCTGCACAGATAAAACGGGAACTTTGACTACTAACCATATGGTAGTTGACAAGATATGGATATCTGAGGTTTCAAAGTTACTTACCAGTAACAATAGTTTGGAAGATCTGCATTCCGTTATTTGTCCAACCACACTGAGCTTACTTTTGCAGGGCATTTTTGAGAACACTAACGCAGAGGTAGTCAGAGAAAAGGATGGCAATCACACTGTTTTAGGAACTCCAACAGAAAGGGCGATATTAGAATTTGGCTTGAGATTGGAAGGAGGTCATGATGCTGAGGATAGGACCTGCAGTAAGGTTAAGGTTGAGCCTTTCAATTCAgtcaagaagaagatggcaGTTCTGGTCTCATTACCCAGTGGCACATACCGTTGGTTCAGCAAAGGTGCATCAGAAATTATTTTGCAGACGTGTGACATGATGATTGATGGTGATGGAAATATTGTTCCCTTATCGGAAGCTCAGAGAAAGAACATCTTGGATACCATCAACTCTTTTGCTTCGGATGCTTTAAGAACATTGTGCCTAGCATATAAGGAAGTGGATCATTTCTATGAAGATACAGATAGTCCGACATGTGGTTTTACTCTAATATCCATTTTTGGCATCAAGGATCCTCTGCGCCCAGGAGTCAAGGATGCTGTTGAGGCCTGCATGTCTGCTGGTATCATTGTGAGAATGGTGACTGGTGATAATATCAATACAGCTAAAGCTATAGCCAAAGAGTGTGGAATATTGACTGATGATGGCATAGCAATAGAAGGTTCAGAATTCCGTAGCAAGAGCCCAGAAGAGATGAGGGACTTGATACCTAAGATTCAG GTCATGGCTCGTTCTTTACCATTGGACAAGCATACCCTTGTGACAAACTTGCGAGGTATGTTTCATGAGGTGGTTGCTGTGACAGGTGATGGTACGAATGATGCTCCAGCATTACATGAAGCAGATATTGGGCTTGCTATGGGCATAGCAGGCACAGAG GTAGCCAAGGAGAGTGCTGATGTGATAGTACTTGATGACAATTTTACAACTATAATAAATGTCGCAAGATGGGGTCGTGCGGTTTACATAAACATCCAAAAGTTCGTGCAGTTTCAGTTGACTGTCAATATTGTTGCTTTAGTCATCAACTTCGTCTCAGCATGCATCACAG GGAGTGCTCCTCTCACAGCAGTGCAGTTGTTGTGGGTCAATATGATTATGGATACATTAGGAGCTTTAGCGCTAGCAACAGAGCCTCCAAATGATGAAATGATGAAGAGGCAACCTGTTAGGCGAGGGGAGAGTTTCATTACCAAGGTCATGTGGAGAAATATCATTGGGCAAAGCTTATATCAGTTGGTTGTACTTGGAGCTCTCATGTTTGGTGGGGAGAGAATTCTGAACATCAAGGGTGCAGATTCCAAATCTGTTATCAACACACTCATATTCAACTCTTTCGTGTTTTGTCAG